The DNA segment TTGGGCCGACGACTACGAACAGGATGATCGAGACGAACACCGCAAGCCCCGCAAGGGCGCCGCGATGGGTCTTGAACTGGTCCCAGACATCCCACCACTGGTTGCGCGGCGGGCGAAAGGCTTCATCCGGGTTGATGGGGGGCGTGGCGGTGTCAGTCATAGCGAATCCTCGGGTCAAGGATGCCATAGAGGACATCTGCAATCAGGTTGAACAACACGATCAGGATCGCAAAGATAAAGGTGATGGTCTGCACCATTGGCCAGTCGCTGACATAGATCGCGCGGATCAGCGCATCGCCCAGACCGTTCACGCGGAAAATCTGTTCTGTGATGATCGCGCCGGTAAAGACAGTGGGAATGCCGATGGCAATGACAGTCACAACCGGAATCATCGAGTTGCGCAGCACATGGACCAGCACCACGGTCTTTTCGCCCAGACCCTTGGCGCGGGCTGTGCGCACATAATCCTGATTGAGGTTGTCGAGCATCGAGGCGCGCATGAAGCGGCTGATCTGGCTGGCGTTGAACAAGGCCAGCACCGCGACCGGCATGGCGATTTGCCTGACCTGAAACAGGAAGCTGTCCCAGTTCGTGACATTATGGGTGGTATCATACATCGACGGAAACCACCCCAGCCAGACCGAAAAGACCAAGATGAACACAACACCGGTGAAGAATGTAGGCACAGAAAAGCCGATCATCGACACGAACGTGCCGACTTGATCGAACCAGCTATACTGGCGGTAAGCGGAAATCACCCCGATGGGCAATGCGATCAGAATGCCGAAAAGATAGCCCATGCCCACAACCCACAAGGTCTGCGGCACGCGCTGCACCAGAATATCGCCAACGGGCGAACGGGTCTGCCATGACAGGATGCGCGGGCCATCAGGGGCGATGTCCCAGCCGGTCATGCCTGCCAGAATATGCATCGGCTCGATGAAGCACATCATGTAGAGCCACTTGAAATAGCGCACCATGACCGGGTCACCCAGACCCAGCGACTGGCGTATCTGTTCGCGCACTTCCAGCGGGATAGTCAAGGGCAGGCTGCCCGTCGGATCACCCGGAGCCATGTCCAGCATCAAAAACACGATCAGGCTGATAACCAGCACTGTCGGTATGGCAAAAGCCAATCGGCGCAGCGTGTAGGAAAGCATGTGGTCCGCCTTGGTCAGTCGTGATGACCTGCCCCGCGCGGGCGCAGGGCAGGTCAGGTTTCAGCGCGGGATCATTCTTCGATCCGGTACCATTCAGCCTGATTCCAATGCTCGGAATCCCAGACATTCATGACAATGCCGCCAACTGTGGTGGACGCTGCCGACACACGACCGCGTGCGACCAGTGGCAAATGTGCGTAGTCCTGCACGAACATGTCGTTGAGTGCGATGACCAGTTCCTGACGGCGATCAGGATCGGGTTCACGGTTCAACTCTGCCCACAGTTCGTCATACTCTTCGTTGCAGTAGCGGTTGATGTTCTGACCCTGCCACTGTGTTGAAGGCTGCGGCTCGCGGCCACAGCGGCGCTGCTCCAGATGCGGTGTCGGATCAGTGCCTTCAAACAGCGACGCATACATCTGTGCATCGGCAAAGAACTTCAGATAGGTGTCGTTGCTGCCGGGGTCGGACCCGAAGAACACGCCTGCATCGATATTGCGCAAACGGGTCTCAACGCCGATTTCGCGCCAGTCGGCTTGAATCAGCGCCTGAAAGTCCTGCCGTACAGCGTTGGTCGATGTCTGGAACAGCAATTCCAGCCGCTCGCCATCCTTGACACGGATGCCATCGGGGCCACGTTCCCAGCCAGCTTCGTCCAGCAGTTCATTGGCGCGGTCAATGTCCTGCACAAGGCAGTTGTCATTGTTCGGTGATGCCATAGCAGGCGGGGCGACGATGAAGTTACAGGTCGCCATGCCCATTGGGCCAAAGCCGATTTCAGTCAGCA comes from the Roseinatronobacter monicus genome and includes:
- a CDS encoding ABC transporter permease, with the translated sequence MLSYTLRRLAFAIPTVLVISLIVFLMLDMAPGDPTGSLPLTIPLEVREQIRQSLGLGDPVMVRYFKWLYMMCFIEPMHILAGMTGWDIAPDGPRILSWQTRSPVGDILVQRVPQTLWVVGMGYLFGILIALPIGVISAYRQYSWFDQVGTFVSMIGFSVPTFFTGVVFILVFSVWLGWFPSMYDTTHNVTNWDSFLFQVRQIAMPVAVLALFNASQISRFMRASMLDNLNQDYVRTARAKGLGEKTVVLVHVLRNSMIPVVTVIAIGIPTVFTGAIITEQIFRVNGLGDALIRAIYVSDWPMVQTITFIFAILIVLFNLIADVLYGILDPRIRYD